In the genome of Xyrauchen texanus isolate HMW12.3.18 chromosome 33, RBS_HiC_50CHRs, whole genome shotgun sequence, one region contains:
- the LOC127627196 gene encoding phosphatidylcholine:ceramide cholinephosphotransferase 1-like encodes MNKVVSWSGKEVSLWLKDQGLQEYLEPLQNCDGPALLNLTTGDFKRPPLSRVTSDGGRQLLDKVEILKIVHHIDVHKNGHANGHMVLNHDWNAGSAGKAHRNGMVNGFHKELVQIPIPEPASPQFPTEWRKTAVAFVYALCCFILTTIIISVVHERVPPKEATPPLPDKFFDFFDRVEWAFSVCEVNGMILMVLWIIQWSLLKHKSIIIRRFFFIVGTLYLYRCITMYITTLPVPGMHFKCSPKLYGDWESQMRRVMKMIAGGGLTITGSHNMCGDYLYSGHTVMLTIMYLFTKEYSPRRFWWYHWGCWVLCALGVFCILLAHDHYTIDVVVAYFITTRLFWWYHTMANQQGLKVTSQTNFFTHVWWYRFFQYLEKNVPAFVPRSYQKPFSWRSLQWGHVKYTRMDSD; translated from the exons ATGAATAAAGTCGTGTCATGGTCGGGGAAGGAAGTTTCCCTTTGGCTTAAGGATCAGGGGTTGCAGGAGTACTTGGAACCTTTGCAGAACTGCGATGGACCGGCTTTGTTAAATCTTACTACTGGTGACTTCAAGAGGCCACCACTTTCCAGGGTCACATCGGATGGTGGGAGGCAGCTCCTTGACAAAGTTGAGATCCTTAAAATCGTGCATCACATTGACGTGCACAAGAACGGACATGCCAATGGGCACATGGTCTTGAATCATGACTGGAATGCTGGGAGTGCTGGTAAGGCTCATCGGAATGGCATGGTGAATGGCTTCCATAAGGAACTGGTGCAGATTCCCATACCAGAACCAGCTTCTCCACAATTCCCAACGGAATGGAGAAAGACTGCCGTGGCCTTCGTTTATGCCTTGTGCTGCTTCATCTTAACCACCATCATCATTTCTGTTGTCCATGAACGTGTGCCTCCTAAGGAGGCAACTCCACCACTCCCGGACAAGTTCTTTGACTTTTTTGACCGAGTGGAGTGGGCTTTTTCGGTATGTGAGGTTAACGGAATGATTCTTATGGTCTTGTGGATTATACAGTGGAGTCTCTTAAAACATAA ATCTATTATTATTCGACGGTTCTTTTTCATAGTCGGGACACTCTACCTCTACAGATGCATCACAATGTACATCACTACTCTGCCAGTGCCTGGCATGCACTTCAAATGCTCTCCCAAG CTGTATGGCGACTGGGAATCTCAGATGCGGCGGGTGATGAAAATGATCGCAGGAGGCGGTTTGACCATCACTGGCTCTCATAACATGTGTGGAGACTACCTATACAGCGGCCATACTGTCATGCTCACCATCATGTATCTCTTCACGAAAGAGT ATTCTCCTAGAAGGTTCTGGTGGTACCACTGGGGCTGCTGGGTTCTCTGCGCACTAGGAGTCTTTTGCATTCTACTTGCTCATGACCACTACACCATTGATGTTGTTGTGGCCTACTTCATTACCACACGCCTCTTTTGGTGGTACCACACTATGGCCAACCAACAA GGACTCAAAGTAACGTCCCAGACCAATTTTTTCACCCACGTGTGGTGGTACCGATTTTTCCAGTACCTGGAAAAGAATGTTCCTGCCTTCGTACCTCGTAGCTATCAGAAGCCCTTCTCATGGCGATCGCTGCAGTGGGGTCACGTGAAGTACACGCGGATGGACTCAGACTGA